A stretch of the Kushneria konosiri genome encodes the following:
- the rplT gene encoding 50S ribosomal protein L20 produces MARVKRGVVARRRHKKILKQAKGYYGARSRTFRVAKQAVIKAGQYAYRDRRQRKRQFRALWIARINAAARTHGMSYSRFINGLKKAGIEIDRKILADLAVHEKQAFGSIVEQAKAA; encoded by the coding sequence ATGGCTCGTGTAAAGCGCGGTGTCGTCGCTCGTCGTCGTCACAAGAAGATTCTGAAGCAGGCGAAAGGGTACTACGGTGCTCGTTCACGTACTTTCCGTGTTGCCAAGCAGGCGGTCATCAAGGCAGGCCAATACGCCTACCGCGACCGCCGTCAGCGCAAGCGTCAATTCCGCGCACTGTGGATTGCACGTATCAACGCTGCAGCTCGCACTCACGGCATGTCCTATAGCCGCTTCATTAACGGCCTGAAAAAGGCTGGTATCGAGATCGACCGCAAGATCCTTGCTGATCTGGCCGTTCACGAAAAGCAGGCTTTCGGTTCCATCGTCGAGCAAGCCAAGGCTGCCTGA
- the rpmI gene encoding 50S ribosomal protein L35 — MPKIKSNSGAAKRFKRTAKGFKHKQSFRSHILTKKSTKRKRQLRGMKQIHDADRRLIERMLPYI, encoded by the coding sequence ATGCCGAAAATCAAGAGCAACAGCGGTGCGGCCAAGCGCTTCAAGCGCACTGCCAAGGGCTTTAAGCACAAGCAGTCCTTTCGCAGCCATATCCTGACCAAGAAATCGACCAAGCGTAAGCGTCAGCTGCGCGGTATGAAGCAGATCCATGATGCCGATCGTCGTTTGATCGAGCGCATGCTCCCTTATATCTAA
- the thrS gene encoding threonine--tRNA ligase — protein MPVVTLPDGSQRQFESSVSIMAIAESIGAGLAKAAVAGKIDGHLVDTADVVEHDAAVAIVTAKDQEGLEIIRHSCAHLIGHAVKQLYPEAKMAIGPVIDDGFYYDIDFGQSISSDDLEKIEKRMRELIDEGYNVSREYVDRDQAMEAFVSRDEPYKQDIVSRIPEGETIRLYHHKEYTDMCRGPHVPNTRHLKSFKLLKLAGAYWRGDASNTMLTRIYGTAWADKKQLNAYLKRLEEAEKRDHRKLARQLNLFHQQEESPGMVFWHPRGWAIWQAVEQYMRRVYRDSGYQEIRCPQVMDVSLWKKSGHWDNYSENMFFTESEKREYALKPMNCPGHVQVFNSGLHSYREMPIRYGEFGGCHRNEPSGALHGIMRVRAFTQDDGHVFCTERQIEPEVTDFHRQALKVYEDFGFDDIDVKIALRPDKRIGSDEDWDKAEGALRAALEACNVQWQELPGEGAFYGPKIEYHMRDCLGREWQVGTMQVDFMMPGRLGAQYVGEDGNRHTPVMLHRAIIGSFERFIGILLEHHAGALPLWLAPEQAVVLNITDAQATYATALTDQLQQAGLRVKSDLRNEKIGFKIREHTLQKVPYLLVVGDKEVESDRVAVRTRTGEDLGTMTVSEFLARMDKERR, from the coding sequence ATGCCCGTCGTCACGCTTCCTGACGGTAGCCAGCGTCAATTTGAATCTTCTGTTTCCATCATGGCAATTGCCGAATCCATCGGTGCGGGACTGGCCAAAGCCGCCGTTGCCGGTAAAATCGATGGGCATTTGGTGGACACCGCCGATGTTGTCGAGCATGACGCGGCGGTCGCCATTGTGACTGCAAAGGATCAGGAAGGGCTCGAGATCATACGTCACTCTTGCGCCCATCTTATCGGTCATGCCGTCAAACAGTTGTATCCCGAAGCTAAAATGGCTATCGGTCCTGTCATTGATGATGGCTTTTATTACGACATTGATTTTGGCCAGTCCATTTCGAGCGATGATCTCGAAAAGATCGAAAAACGCATGCGCGAGCTGATCGATGAAGGATATAACGTCTCAAGGGAGTACGTTGACCGCGATCAGGCCATGGAAGCCTTTGTCTCAAGAGACGAACCTTACAAGCAGGACATCGTGTCACGTATTCCAGAAGGTGAGACCATCCGTCTTTACCATCACAAGGAATACACGGACATGTGCCGGGGACCTCACGTTCCCAATACCCGACACCTCAAGTCCTTCAAGCTTTTGAAGCTCGCTGGCGCCTATTGGCGTGGTGATGCCTCCAATACCATGCTGACGCGCATCTATGGCACGGCGTGGGCGGACAAGAAACAGTTAAATGCCTATCTCAAGCGACTTGAAGAGGCGGAAAAGCGCGATCATCGCAAGCTCGCTCGCCAGCTCAATCTCTTCCATCAGCAGGAAGAGTCACCAGGCATGGTATTCTGGCATCCAAGAGGCTGGGCCATCTGGCAGGCGGTCGAGCAGTACATGCGTCGTGTCTATCGCGATAGCGGGTATCAGGAAATTCGTTGTCCGCAGGTGATGGACGTCAGCCTCTGGAAAAAGTCCGGTCACTGGGACAACTATTCGGAAAACATGTTCTTTACCGAGTCGGAAAAGCGTGAGTACGCGCTCAAGCCGATGAATTGTCCGGGACATGTCCAGGTCTTCAATTCAGGTCTTCACAGCTATCGCGAAATGCCCATTCGCTACGGCGAATTTGGTGGTTGCCATCGTAATGAGCCATCGGGTGCCCTGCACGGCATCATGCGAGTTCGTGCCTTTACTCAGGACGATGGTCACGTCTTTTGTACAGAGCGTCAGATCGAGCCGGAAGTCACCGATTTTCACCGGCAGGCCCTCAAGGTCTATGAAGACTTCGGCTTTGATGATATTGACGTCAAGATTGCTTTGCGTCCCGATAAGCGCATTGGTAGTGATGAGGATTGGGACAAGGCCGAAGGGGCTCTGCGAGCAGCGCTTGAAGCGTGCAATGTGCAGTGGCAGGAACTGCCGGGTGAGGGTGCCTTCTATGGCCCCAAGATCGAGTATCATATGCGGGACTGTCTGGGCCGCGAATGGCAGGTTGGCACCATGCAGGTTGACTTCATGATGCCCGGACGCCTTGGCGCGCAGTATGTGGGCGAGGACGGCAATCGCCACACGCCAGTAATGCTTCACCGCGCCATTATCGGGTCCTTCGAGCGCTTTATTGGCATTCTGCTTGAGCATCATGCCGGCGCACTTCCTTTGTGGCTTGCTCCGGAGCAGGCAGTTGTTCTTAATATTACCGATGCTCAGGCCACTTATGCCACGGCGTTGACCGATCAATTGCAACAAGCCGGCCTTCGTGTCAAGTCAGACTTGAGGAATGAGAAGATCGGTTTTAAAATTCGTGAGCATACACTTCAGAAAGTACCTTATCTGCTGGTAGTCGGTGATAAGGAAGTGGAGTCAGATAGAGTTGCTGTCAGAACGCGCACAGGCGAGGACCTTGGAACAATGACAGTGTCCGAGTTTCTTGCCAGGATGGATAAAGAGCGTAGATAG
- a CDS encoding OmpA family protein, with product MNKSTTGLLLGSALVMGLAGCASSGTQSSGASSSGDSWYSSPFVCGLAGGLIGGGIGYGVSSNDDEETGAAVGATAGATAGALLCSGGDNREMDSDNDGVPDSRDECPGTPAGVAVDAKGCPIDTDGDGVPDYLDQCPGTPAGVEVDSRGCPLDSDGDGVPDYQDQCPDTPAGTQVNALGCPAALVLRDVNFEFDSAKLTSNAEQTLNDVAEKLNSNEQVRVRLEGYTDSIGSAAYNKDLSQRRAESVRQYLISQGVSAERMEALGFGEQNPVATNETAEGRAENRRTEVHPLGDDGQVRDRTGQNGSNNQ from the coding sequence ATGAATAAATCAACAACTGGCTTGCTGCTGGGATCTGCTCTTGTAATGGGTCTCGCTGGTTGCGCCAGCTCAGGTACTCAATCCTCTGGTGCTTCTTCCAGCGGCGATTCCTGGTATTCTTCTCCTTTCGTCTGCGGTCTGGCTGGCGGCCTGATCGGTGGTGGCATCGGTTACGGTGTCAGCAGCAATGACGATGAAGAAACCGGTGCTGCCGTTGGTGCCACTGCCGGCGCAACAGCAGGCGCTCTGCTTTGCTCGGGCGGCGACAATCGTGAAATGGACTCGGACAACGATGGCGTCCCGGACTCTCGCGACGAGTGCCCGGGTACACCGGCTGGTGTTGCCGTTGATGCCAAGGGTTGCCCGATCGATACCGATGGCGACGGCGTTCCGGACTACCTCGATCAGTGCCCGGGTACTCCGGCCGGTGTAGAGGTTGACTCTCGTGGTTGCCCGCTGGATTCAGACGGTGATGGCGTACCGGATTATCAGGACCAGTGCCCGGATACCCCGGCTGGCACCCAGGTCAATGCCCTTGGTTGCCCGGCTGCACTGGTACTGCGCGATGTCAACTTTGAATTCGATTCTGCCAAGCTGACTTCCAATGCCGAGCAGACTCTGAATGATGTTGCCGAGAAGCTGAACAGCAACGAGCAGGTTCGTGTTCGTCTGGAAGGCTATACCGATTCCATCGGTAGCGCCGCCTACAACAAGGATCTGTCTCAGCGTCGTGCAGAATCAGTACGTCAGTACCTGATTTCTCAGGGCGTATCTGCTGAGCGTATGGAAGCTCTCGGTTTCGGTGAACAGAATCCTGTAGCCACCAACGAGACTGCTGAAGGTCGCGCAGAAAACCGTCGTACTGAAGTACATCCGCTGGGCGATGATGGCCAGGTCAGGGATCGTACCGGTCAGAACGGTAGCAACAATCAGTAA
- a CDS encoding DUF2489 domain-containing protein: MSQTWAVILLCMAFLIVGVLLSIIWRMSRELRRRRARQAQEKAQAEYQCLSNLNVIGRAMQEGQMDLVEGCLRARVIIDILDAGWWKDDKLTVIAQVSDSTSHLNTHQARSALTARERMQEDRQRMQVVSENETAILQAARQLVSLTDSVIAR; encoded by the coding sequence GTGTCCCAAACATGGGCGGTCATTCTTCTGTGTATGGCATTTTTGATCGTTGGTGTCCTGCTATCGATCATTTGGCGTATGTCCCGTGAGCTGCGCCGCCGTCGAGCACGCCAGGCCCAGGAAAAGGCCCAGGCAGAGTATCAATGCCTTTCGAATCTCAATGTTATAGGGCGCGCCATGCAGGAAGGTCAGATGGATCTGGTGGAGGGGTGCCTGCGCGCTCGGGTCATCATTGACATTCTCGATGCGGGCTGGTGGAAAGACGATAAGCTGACAGTAATTGCACAGGTCAGTGACAGCACATCACATTTGAATACTCATCAGGCGCGTTCTGCTCTTACTGCCCGCGAGAGAATGCAGGAAGACCGGCAACGAATGCAGGTCGTCAGTGAAAACGAAACCGCTATTCTTCAGGCAGCACGTCAATTGGTAAGTCTAACCGATAGCGTTATCGCACGTTGA
- a CDS encoding glycosyltransferase family 4 protein, with protein MTGNKRPLAAIAIRQVEKSTGASRNALEQTVALIALGYQVVIIAERGNSALVERSGARLVKTWRWPFKGARRRFWFNHRVQAWSKRHAPALLVSHGDVETPDVVYLHNCVHLASKAINGCKLPGNHEVAAIHDHILQRQRFRRIAVNSRMMGNDLITRYDIAPDRIDISYPGYDPEQFNPQNARIGRDGVRQSLGAASDDFLIGVVTSGNFKKRNVEGFVKLAAELDKALPGRCRFLVVGKDDASSFQQLAQKLGIAERFVWRSTINKVEGLYGALDIFMLPAHIEEFGRVALEAMACGTPVMLSSGVGCAELLEGRYPELVLDAMDSREWARRALQLLDDHDRRVMLGNELSILASHYSHDQQQKKLMDEFKSLRKASTE; from the coding sequence ATGACAGGAAATAAAAGACCTCTGGCCGCTATTGCCATCCGTCAGGTAGAAAAAAGTACCGGTGCCAGTCGAAACGCACTTGAGCAAACGGTAGCGCTGATCGCTTTGGGATATCAGGTCGTCATTATCGCCGAGCGGGGGAACTCTGCTCTGGTAGAGCGCTCTGGGGCTCGATTGGTCAAAACCTGGCGCTGGCCTTTCAAGGGCGCGCGTCGACGTTTCTGGTTCAACCATCGTGTGCAGGCATGGTCAAAGCGTCATGCGCCAGCTCTGCTGGTGAGCCATGGTGATGTAGAAACGCCTGATGTGGTATATCTTCATAACTGCGTGCATCTGGCGAGCAAGGCCATTAATGGATGCAAATTGCCAGGCAATCATGAAGTGGCCGCCATTCATGACCACATATTGCAGCGCCAGCGCTTTCGCCGAATTGCCGTCAACTCCAGAATGATGGGTAACGATTTAATAACCCGCTATGACATCGCTCCCGACAGGATCGATATCAGCTATCCCGGTTATGATCCCGAGCAGTTCAATCCGCAAAACGCGCGTATTGGACGAGATGGGGTCCGTCAATCGCTGGGCGCTGCATCTGACGATTTTCTGATAGGAGTAGTAACCTCCGGTAATTTCAAAAAGCGCAATGTGGAAGGTTTTGTAAAACTTGCCGCTGAGCTTGACAAGGCGCTGCCGGGGCGCTGCCGCTTTCTTGTTGTCGGCAAGGATGATGCCTCTTCTTTTCAACAGCTGGCTCAAAAGCTTGGAATTGCCGAGCGTTTTGTCTGGCGCTCCACTATTAATAAAGTTGAAGGACTTTACGGCGCGCTGGATATTTTCATGCTGCCTGCCCACATCGAAGAGTTCGGAAGAGTTGCGCTTGAAGCCATGGCGTGCGGTACGCCCGTCATGCTGTCATCCGGAGTAGGGTGTGCCGAACTTTTGGAGGGCCGTTATCCCGAGCTGGTACTGGACGCCATGGATAGTCGAGAGTGGGCGCGCCGTGCTCTTCAGCTTCTTGACGATCATGACAGACGCGTCATGCTGGGTAATGAGCTTTCAATACTCGCAAGTCACTATTCCCATGATCAACAGCAGAAAAAATTGATGGACGAGTTCAAGTCATTGCGTAAAGCCAGTACTGAATAA
- the galE gene encoding UDP-glucose 4-epimerase GalE, which translates to MILVTGGAGYIGSHTVLALLEAGQDVLVLDNFCNANKQSLERVGTLTGREVQWVEGDIRDAALLDDIFSQHDIESVIHFAGLKAVGESVQKPLAYFDNNVNGTLVLCSAMSRAGVKKIVFSSSATVYGDPQSVPIREDFPTSATNPYGRSKLMVEEVLQDLAVSDPQWRISVLRYFNPVGAHDSGMIGEDPNGIPNNLVPFVSQVAIGRREVLSVFGNDYDTEDGTGVRDYIHVTDLANGHLKALDYLLHHDGVHTFNLGTGKGYSVLEVVQAFEKASGRKVAYEFRPRRAGDIARCYADPEYAKEVLGWTAEFGIEKMMADTWRWQENNPNGYADSTSS; encoded by the coding sequence ATGATTCTTGTAACCGGAGGTGCCGGGTATATTGGTTCACATACGGTTCTGGCACTGCTGGAAGCGGGTCAGGACGTACTGGTACTGGATAATTTCTGCAATGCCAATAAGCAATCTCTTGAAAGAGTTGGCACGCTAACTGGCAGGGAAGTTCAGTGGGTCGAGGGCGATATTCGGGACGCTGCCCTGCTCGATGATATTTTCAGCCAGCATGATATCGAGTCAGTCATTCACTTTGCCGGGCTCAAGGCCGTCGGTGAAAGCGTACAAAAGCCCCTTGCCTACTTTGATAATAACGTCAATGGCACCCTCGTACTTTGTAGCGCAATGTCCCGTGCCGGTGTAAAGAAGATTGTTTTCAGTTCTTCGGCGACCGTCTACGGCGATCCACAATCCGTTCCCATTCGCGAGGACTTTCCCACTTCGGCTACCAATCCTTACGGTCGCTCGAAACTGATGGTAGAAGAAGTCCTGCAAGACCTTGCAGTATCGGATCCGCAATGGCGTATTTCCGTACTGCGCTATTTCAATCCGGTTGGCGCACACGATAGTGGCATGATCGGTGAAGATCCTAACGGAATTCCCAATAACCTGGTGCCTTTTGTCAGCCAGGTGGCGATCGGGCGTCGTGAGGTGCTGTCTGTATTTGGCAATGATTATGATACCGAAGATGGTACGGGCGTTCGCGATTACATTCATGTCACCGATCTGGCGAATGGTCATCTGAAGGCACTTGATTACCTGCTGCATCATGATGGTGTGCATACCTTCAATCTGGGTACTGGCAAGGGTTATAGTGTACTCGAGGTGGTGCAGGCCTTTGAAAAAGCGAGTGGTCGCAAGGTGGCTTATGAGTTCAGGCCGCGTCGGGCCGGGGATATTGCCCGCTGCTATGCTGACCCTGAATACGCCAAAGAGGTACTGGGATGGACTGCTGAGTTCGGTATCGAAAAAATGATGGCAGATACCTGGCGGTGGCAGGAAAACAATCCCAACGGTTACGCTGACTCGACATCTTCATGA
- a CDS encoding SLC13 family permease, translating into MPDTTTDTNQPSSGKAPVIGLWLGVLWILMVLIVPSPQGMSESAWHCIGLALLMATWWSTEAIPIPATSLLPIILAPAMGIGSLKEVTSAYADPIIYLFLGGFLLGLAMQRWNLHRRIALRILIVVGSDPKKQIGGFMLATGFISMWVSNTATAIMMLPIGTSVIALLSTSNESEVRRYATTLLLAIAYSASIGGVATLIGTPPNALLAGYLSNNQEIDIGFAQWMIVGLPVSIAMMAIAWWWLTRQGFDLGQDKAGNDLLKEELDKLGNMSSAEKRVGIAFLIAAAAWILRPVLNNLGLDWLSDTTIAMAVGIGLFLIPSGNSDKEKLMDWESSASLPWGVLLLFGGGLALAGIIQSSGLAAWIAEQLSLFSIFPLIGLIAIVVLVVIFLTEVTSNTATAAAFLPLLGALAISLGLSPLLITVPAAIAASCAFMMPVATPPNAIVFATGQMKIQSMIRAGLFLNLAGTVVITLLVYLLVSLLW; encoded by the coding sequence ATGCCTGATACGACAACGGATACCAATCAACCCTCTTCAGGCAAGGCACCCGTCATTGGCCTATGGCTGGGTGTATTGTGGATTTTAATGGTACTAATTGTTCCCTCGCCGCAGGGAATGTCCGAGAGCGCTTGGCACTGCATCGGACTGGCACTTCTGATGGCAACATGGTGGTCCACCGAGGCCATTCCGATACCGGCAACCTCGCTGCTTCCCATTATTTTAGCGCCCGCCATGGGGATAGGGAGCCTTAAAGAGGTAACTTCTGCCTATGCAGATCCCATCATTTATCTCTTTTTAGGTGGCTTTTTGCTGGGCCTTGCCATGCAGCGCTGGAACCTGCACCGTCGCATCGCATTGCGCATTCTGATTGTCGTAGGGTCTGATCCCAAAAAACAGATTGGCGGCTTCATGCTGGCAACGGGATTTATCAGCATGTGGGTATCCAATACGGCAACGGCCATCATGATGCTCCCCATTGGCACATCGGTCATTGCCCTGCTCTCCACCAGCAATGAAAGTGAAGTCCGACGCTATGCCACAACGCTGCTGCTGGCCATTGCCTATTCAGCCAGTATTGGTGGTGTGGCTACCCTGATAGGGACTCCTCCCAATGCTTTGCTCGCAGGATATCTATCCAATAATCAAGAGATTGATATCGGTTTTGCACAGTGGATGATCGTTGGACTGCCGGTATCAATTGCAATGATGGCCATCGCCTGGTGGTGGCTGACACGACAAGGCTTTGATCTTGGACAGGACAAGGCTGGCAACGATCTCTTGAAAGAAGAGCTCGACAAGCTTGGCAATATGAGCAGCGCTGAAAAGCGAGTCGGTATTGCGTTTCTAATAGCAGCTGCCGCCTGGATTCTGCGCCCTGTTCTAAACAATCTCGGCCTCGACTGGCTTAGCGATACCACCATTGCGATGGCAGTTGGCATTGGGCTTTTCCTGATCCCTTCAGGCAACAGCGACAAAGAAAAACTCATGGATTGGGAAAGTTCGGCTTCACTGCCCTGGGGGGTGTTGCTGCTGTTTGGTGGTGGGCTGGCGCTGGCAGGCATCATTCAAAGCTCTGGCCTTGCCGCCTGGATCGCCGAACAGCTTTCGCTCTTCTCCATTTTCCCTTTGATCGGTCTGATCGCCATCGTCGTGCTGGTCGTCATTTTCCTGACCGAGGTCACCTCCAACACTGCCACCGCTGCTGCCTTTTTACCCCTTTTAGGCGCGCTGGCCATCTCACTGGGGCTTTCGCCACTACTTATCACTGTACCCGCAGCCATTGCTGCAAGCTGTGCCTTCATGATGCCTGTCGCCACGCCACCCAACGCCATTGTATTTGCGACCGGTCAGATGAAAATTCAGTCCATGATTCGTGCCGGGCTGTTTCTCAATCTTGCCGGCACGGTCGTCATCACTCTGCTGGTCTACTTGCTGGTGTCTCTGCTCTGGTAA
- the gltS gene encoding sodium/glutamate symporter, whose amino-acid sequence MTPGPITTLFIAIVVLVLGQQCVKHIRFLREFNIPVPVVGGLLATFCITALRAFGIEITFFGGLQEPFMLVFFASVGLSANFGLIRAGGSRLLIFFALVVGLLVLQNIVGVGIATLFGLSPVMGLLGGSITMSGGHGTGAAWAETFTNNYGVDSAMALAMAAATFGLVFGSLIGGPTASFLIRRAQKKGMSIQSDEQSDVADLAGRNERTDVGSVIRVLCCLFAGVVAGTFFHGLLEDTPFSLPTFVWVLFSCVIIGNVLRISHLYYVNDDANNTVGNVALSVFLALALMNLKLWDLANLALPMLVILMVQVALVFFYTTQVTFRVMGGGYDAAVLVAGNCGFAMGATPTAIANMQAVTERFGPSRLAFIIVPVVGGFLIDIANALIIKGFLFFT is encoded by the coding sequence ATGACGCCTGGTCCCATAACGACGCTCTTTATCGCCATCGTAGTGCTGGTGCTCGGCCAGCAGTGTGTCAAGCACATCCGCTTTCTGCGTGAGTTCAATATACCGGTGCCAGTGGTTGGCGGGCTTCTTGCCACGTTCTGCATCACGGCACTACGTGCCTTTGGGATCGAAATTACTTTTTTCGGTGGGCTTCAGGAACCCTTCATGCTGGTCTTTTTCGCCTCGGTGGGTCTCTCTGCCAACTTTGGTCTGATTCGTGCAGGGGGATCAAGGCTACTGATCTTTTTTGCACTGGTGGTAGGGCTGCTCGTACTGCAAAACATTGTCGGTGTAGGGATTGCCACCCTGTTTGGGTTGTCGCCCGTCATGGGGCTTCTGGGAGGGTCAATTACCATGTCCGGCGGACATGGCACCGGTGCGGCATGGGCTGAAACCTTCACCAACAACTATGGCGTGGACAGTGCCATGGCGCTGGCCATGGCTGCGGCAACGTTTGGACTGGTCTTTGGCTCTCTGATTGGTGGGCCGACCGCATCGTTCCTAATTCGGCGTGCTCAAAAAAAGGGTATGAGCATTCAAAGCGATGAGCAAAGCGATGTTGCTGATCTTGCCGGCAGGAATGAGCGAACCGATGTTGGCAGCGTGATTCGGGTATTGTGCTGTCTCTTTGCAGGCGTTGTTGCCGGGACATTTTTTCACGGCCTGCTTGAAGATACGCCTTTCAGTCTGCCGACATTTGTCTGGGTGCTTTTTTCGTGTGTGATTATCGGCAATGTCCTGCGCATCAGTCACCTTTATTACGTCAACGACGATGCCAATAATACGGTAGGTAATGTTGCGCTCTCCGTATTTCTGGCGCTTGCGTTGATGAACCTGAAATTATGGGATCTTGCCAATCTTGCGCTCCCAATGCTGGTCATTTTGATGGTGCAGGTCGCTCTGGTCTTTTTCTATACAACGCAGGTGACCTTCAGAGTCATGGGCGGCGGTTATGATGCCGCTGTACTGGTGGCGGGTAATTGTGGTTTTGCCATGGGGGCGACACCTACTGCCATCGCCAATATGCAGGCCGTTACCGAGCGGTTCGGGCCCTCCCGGCTGGCATTCATTATTGTGCCTGTAGTGGGTGGTTTTTTGATTGATATCGCCAATGCACTCATCATCAAGGGCTTTCTTTTTTTCACTTGA
- a CDS encoding methyl-accepting chemotaxis protein, translated as MLGLNRSVRYKLIGNVVMTAFIMLVIGVAGILGMQSSDRNLESVYGTNVVPMQVLVDVRGALYDSRVDFMRVQIDENPETARQLLSSYGNEHRDKVNQLWQSYTSRFLDSSEEQALEANTTPALAAYWQNYDRFLRNMASGAFPSAEDMTQFRDTFQTAANGVSSALSINVKEAEGAYATSSKSSEVSLFAILTVMGVAFLVMGGIAWLLIRGIMGPLKRASEVSESIAQGDLNNHIEVKGRDEFASLLNSLAAMQKQLAHVVNDVRVNAESVGSASSQIASGNDDLSRRTQEQAASLEETAASMEEMTSTVKQNADNAAQANQLALNVRQQAREGSDVVDQTTRAMNEISTSSQKIAEIVGLIDSIAFQTNLLALNAAVEAARAGEQGRGFAVVASEVRTLSSRSAEAAREIKSLVDDSVAKVANGAELVGRSGQTLGGIVESINKMTDIVAEIAAASREQSTGIEQVNQAISQMDSVTQQNAALVEEAAAASRSMEQSARVLREQVAFFRVADGGARQYASAPVASRLMEKPKRHESAGAGEVPSTAPRASNRPTAPVKSQSYKAPATTSDTDEWETF; from the coding sequence ATGCTGGGCCTGAATCGTAGCGTCAGATACAAATTGATCGGCAACGTTGTTATGACAGCATTCATCATGCTGGTCATTGGCGTTGCCGGCATCCTTGGAATGCAGTCATCGGACCGGAATCTTGAGTCGGTTTATGGCACAAACGTTGTACCCATGCAGGTACTGGTTGATGTGAGGGGGGCGCTTTACGACTCGCGCGTCGATTTCATGCGTGTGCAGATTGATGAGAATCCCGAAACGGCCCGGCAGTTGCTATCAAGCTATGGCAATGAACATCGCGACAAGGTCAACCAGCTTTGGCAAAGCTATACGTCCAGGTTCCTTGACTCTTCGGAAGAGCAGGCCCTTGAGGCCAATACAACGCCAGCATTGGCAGCTTACTGGCAAAATTATGATCGATTCCTGCGCAATATGGCGAGTGGTGCTTTTCCCTCTGCAGAGGATATGACCCAATTTCGCGATACGTTCCAAACGGCAGCCAACGGTGTAAGTAGTGCTTTGAGTATCAATGTAAAAGAGGCAGAAGGCGCCTATGCCACCAGTAGTAAAAGCTCGGAAGTATCTCTTTTTGCCATCCTAACGGTCATGGGAGTTGCTTTTCTGGTCATGGGTGGCATTGCCTGGCTTTTGATCCGCGGCATCATGGGACCGCTCAAGCGGGCCAGTGAAGTGTCCGAGTCCATCGCCCAGGGCGATCTGAATAATCATATCGAAGTGAAGGGCCGAGACGAATTCGCCAGCCTGTTGAACAGTCTCGCTGCCATGCAGAAACAGCTGGCCCATGTGGTCAACGATGTCCGGGTCAACGCCGAGTCTGTCGGTTCTGCCTCCAGTCAGATTGCCTCGGGCAATGATGATCTGTCGCGTCGCACCCAGGAGCAGGCGGCCAGCCTTGAGGAAACGGCCGCATCGATGGAAGAGATGACCTCGACCGTCAAGCAGAACGCCGATAATGCCGCGCAGGCCAATCAGCTGGCATTGAATGTGCGTCAGCAGGCCCGTGAAGGCAGTGACGTGGTGGATCAGACCACCCGTGCCATGAATGAAATCAGCACCTCGAGCCAGAAGATTGCCGAGATTGTGGGTCTGATCGATTCGATCGCCTTCCAGACCAACCTGCTGGCACTCAATGCGGCGGTTGAAGCGGCGCGTGCCGGGGAGCAGGGCCGTGGCTTTGCGGTGGTGGCCAGCGAAGTACGTACCCTTTCAAGTCGCAGTGCCGAGGCGGCTCGCGAGATCAAGTCGCTGGTCGATGACAGCGTGGCCAAGGTGGCCAATGGTGCCGAGCTGGTGGGTCGCTCGGGTCAGACGCTGGGCGGGATTGTTGAAAGCATCAACAAGATGACCGACATCGTGGCCGAGATTGCCGCGGCCAGCCGTGAGCAGTCCACGGGTATCGAGCAGGTCAATCAGGCCATCTCGCAGATGGACAGCGTGACTCAGCAAAACGCCGCGCTGGTGGAAGAGGCCGCGGCAGCCAGCCGCTCCATGGAACAGAGCGCTCGGGTATTGCGTGAGCAGGTGGCCTTTTTCAGGGTGGCGGATGGCGGTGCAAGGCAATACGCCTCGGCGCCGGTGGCCAGCCGCTTGATGGAAAAGCCGAAGCGTCATGAATCAGCCGGGGCGGGTGAAGTGCCTTCAACGGCGCCCAGAGCCTCGAACAGGCCGACAGCGCCGGTAAAAAGCCAGAGCTACAAGGCGCCTGCCACCACCAGCGATACCGATGAATGGGAAACGTTCTAA